From the genome of Aeromonas hydrophila subsp. hydrophila ATCC 7966:
GTGCGTCCCTCCGCCTTGCTGCCGCTGGTGGCCGAACTGGGTCGTCTCAACATGCAGTACCCGTCGCTCAAGGTGTTCCTCGACATCATCGATGACAACCTGCCGCGTCTGGTGGTGGGCCACACCGTCTTCACCAAGGCCGGTCTGTCGGTCGAGCAGTTCCTGCTGTTCGTTGAAAGCACCATCGCCACCACCCATGAAGTGGTCTCCGAATGCGAGCGGTTGGGCTTCCTGAATCTGCCGGAAATCCAGGTTGCGCCGGAGTCTGTGCACTGATTTGTGCGTTAAATGTGCGAACGGTTCGCCTGATGCAAAAAGCCGTTGACGCCGGCGGGGCTTTCCCCTAAATTACGCCCCGTTCCAGCGCAACGGCGCAGCGAACACAGTGCTGGCTGAGCAGGTTAAACAGCAGATCAAAATTTGGTGAGGTGTCCGAGTGGCTGAAGGAGCACGCCTGGAAAGTGTGTATACGGCAACGTATCGAGGGTTCGAATCCCTCCCTCACCGCCAAATAAAACAAAAGGGCCTGTCTTGTGACAGGCCCTTTTGTTTTATCCGGTGACGGGCGGCGCGGTTCGGGCCCAGGTTCGACAGGCGGGCAGGATAGCCCGTCTGGATGGCCAGAGGCCGCCCGCAGGGCGAGCGCCATGGATGGCGCGAGTCAATCCCGACCCAGCGTACAGATTGAAAAACCGACCTGATGGTCGGTTTTTTGCTTTGGGGAAGAATTATCCGTTCATGTCGAAGAGAGAGGATGAGAACCCTCACCGGGTTTGAGCAGAGAAGCTTGCAGTGATGAACGGCCGCAGGCCGCCCCGAAGGAGTGAGCCACGCAGTGGCGAATGATCCTTCCTTCATCGCCAAATAAAGTAAAAGGGCTTGTCGAAAGACAGGCCCTTTTACTTTATGGGCTGAAGACAGCCCGGTTCTGACCCAGGCTCGACCTGTGGACAGGGTAGTCCGGCTGGACGGTCACAGCCCTCCCACAGGGTAAGCGTCGGTGATGACGCGAATCAATCCTGACCCACTTACCCAATGTAAAGCCCGATCTGATGGTCGGGCTTTTGCGTTTCTGGCCGGTGATATATCTGTCGATGTCGATGTCGATGTCGATGTCGATGCGAAGGGCAGGGAACATAGAGCCCAAGCTATCTCTTCAGTGACAGCCATAGATTGCCCCGCGAAGGCACACTATCCAAGTAACCGGCCCGATGGTCGGTCACTTGGATATATGGGTGATGCTGTGTTTGGCGTCTGGGCGTTATGCAAGGAAGCTTGCCAAGCTGTCCCATCTCATTGAGCAGTGCGCCCACCACGTTGCCTCTCTTCTTACTTATTACGCTGGTGCCAAGAGACCTCTTTTTCGAAGACATCTTGGCGCGCTTCTTTCTGTTTCTCTCTGCCAATGGTGAGAGTCTTTGGTCGCCCACGCTTTGATTGGCCAAGTGCCTATCTTCAGTAAGTGATCGCCGGGTAACAGGTGAGGGGTAGATATAAACTCTTCCCTGCGCAATGAATTGCCATTTATTCAGTGATTGATGCTGGTTGTGCAAGGTCGTGTAGTTTTATGTGCCACCTACGCAACTTGTTGCGCCATATGGCGGCTGTGCAAGTGAGGGGGCGTTTTAATTATTTGTTTTTTAACAAATAATTAGTTTGGCATGGTCACTGCTAACGGATTCGGTCGAGTGTCATTACCGTTCAACCAATCAGGAGCATACCCATGCCAACTCCATGTTATATCAGCATCGAAGGTAAAACCCAGGGCAATATCACCGCTGGTGCCTTCACTTCCGATTCCGTCGGCAACATCTTCGTGCAGGGTCACGAAGACGAGATGCTGGTGCAAGAGTTTCAACACGTCGTGACCGTCCCGACTGATCCGCAATCTGGTCAGCCTGCTGGTCAGCGTGTCCACAGGCCGTTCAAGTTCACCGTTGCGCTGAACAAAGCCGTGCCGCTGATGTACAACTCCCTGGCGTCCGGCGAGATGCTGCCGAAAGTGACCCTGAAGTGGTACCGCACCTCCGTAGAGGGCAAGCAGGAGCACTTTTTCTCTACCGTGCTGACCGATGCCACCATCGTCGACATCGACTGCCAGATGCCGCACTGCCAGGATCCGGCGAAGTCTGACTTCACCCAGCTGATCCAGGTCTCCATGGCCTACCGCAAGATTGACTGGGAGCACACTGTTGCCGGTACTTCCGGTGCGGACGACTGGCGTGCGCCGATCGAGGCGTAACTTGCCCATCAGGGGCACTGCTTGCGGTGCCCCTTGTTTTCTTAACGCTTAGCCCGTTGCTTTCAACCGAGTCAGCTCGTTTCCCCCTCATTTTTCTTATGTCCGTTTGCCTGGTGTGAGCGGGTACAAGAAAAAATCCGGGTTTACGTCTTGCCGCACGCCGTCAAGGGCGTGCGGTAGCCATGGTGTCAGAAAAACCGGGGCGATGGCGGATCTCCCACCCGGCTTGCAGTGC
Proteins encoded in this window:
- a CDS encoding type III secretion system chaperone family protein, coding for MMNIPSSEMIMRWLQQARIEHYICDQCHGIHIVSLQSVEGIQESRIFVEEEGLLFSSELEVRPSALLPLVAELGRLNMQYPSLKVFLDIIDDNLPRLVVGHTVFTKAGLSVEQFLLFVESTIATTHEVVSECERLGFLNLPEIQVAPESVH
- the hcp1 gene encoding type VI secretion system effector Hcp1, which translates into the protein MPTPCYISIEGKTQGNITAGAFTSDSVGNIFVQGHEDEMLVQEFQHVVTVPTDPQSGQPAGQRVHRPFKFTVALNKAVPLMYNSLASGEMLPKVTLKWYRTSVEGKQEHFFSTVLTDATIVDIDCQMPHCQDPAKSDFTQLIQVSMAYRKIDWEHTVAGTSGADDWRAPIEA